One stretch of Trichomycterus rosablanca isolate fTriRos1 chromosome 3, fTriRos1.hap1, whole genome shotgun sequence DNA includes these proteins:
- the lrrc4bb gene encoding leucine-rich repeat-containing protein 4B encodes MWAAMLTGLSGPSPLLWLVQLLLWPQLSGPRLAEATPACPAPCSCSNQASRVICTRKGLDEVPQSISVNTRYLNLQENSIQVIKSDTFKHLSHLEILQLSKNHIRQIEVGAFNGLPNLITLELFDNRLPLVPSQAFEYLSKLRELWLRNNPIETLPAYAFHRVPSLRRLDLGELRKLSFISEAAFEGLVNLRFLNLGMCGLKDVPNLTPLVRLEELELSGNQLGVVRPGSFQGLVSLRKLWLMHSRISLIERNAFDDLKNLEELNLSHNSLHSLPHDLFTPLQQLERVHLNHNPWVCNCDVLWLSWWLKETVPDNSTCCARCHAPPGTKGRYIGDLDQRDFTCYAPVIVEPPTDLNVTEGMAAELKCRTGTSMTSVNWLTPNGTLMTHGAYKVRISVLHDGTLNFTNVTMQDTGPYTCMVTNSAGNTTATAVLNVSASDPGNGYSYFTTVTVETMETGQEVRDSARQFVNETFIRFPGPTASSGASGPSGSMASSLSPHATRAPERPFTVSITDVANLSGLEDVMKTTKIIIGCFVAITFMAAVMLVVFYKLRKQHQLHKHHGPARAIEIINVEDEMGPTGGASGIAGGSTLHSGAGPGSGAGPNLRMHDPEIVTLPNIGRSDHVNQYYKPHHFNNNVLGLSMGMGMGMGPGGTKTSPSSKKQPQLTNQMVGPGDPTNPGSVSPPLPIPIPMAMTFHGTLKGLSHAPSSQNEPLLLSNGSKESVQETQI; translated from the exons ATGTGGGCTGCCATGCTAACAGGCCTCTCTGGCCCCTCCCCCCTCCTCTGGTTGGTCCAGCTCTTGTTGTGGCCGCAGCTCAGCGGGCCACGGTTGGCCGAGGCCACTCCCGCTTGTCCCGCCCCCTGCAGTTGCTCCAATCAGGCGAGTCGGGTGATCTGTACCAGGAAGGGATTGGATGAAGTTCCACAGAGCATCTCAGTCAACACGCGATACCTCAACCTGCAGGAGAACTCTATACAG GTGATAAAGTCCGACACCTTCAAACATCTGAGTCACTTGGAGATCCTCCAGCTGTCCAAGAATCACATCCGTCAGATCGAAGTGGGAGCGTTTAATGGCCTCCCGAACCTCATTACCCTGGAGCTGTTCGATAACCGGCTGCCGCTGGTGCCGTCACAGGCGTTTGAGTATCTGAGTAAATTGCGTGAACTCTGGTTGCGTAACAATCCGATCGAGACGCTCCCGGCGTACGCCTTCCACCGCGTCCCGTCCCTGCGCCGCCTGGACCTGGGCGAGCTCCGGAAGCTCAGCTTCATCTCAGAGGCGGCCTTCGAGGGATTGGTGAACCTCAGGTTCCTGAACCTGGGAATGTGCGGACTGAAGGATGTTCCGAACCTGACGCCGTTGGTGAGACTGGAGGAACTGGAACTTTCGGGGAACCAGCTTGGAGTAGTGCGTCCCGGGTCGTTTCAGGGTCTTGTCTCACTGCGCAAGCTGTGGCTAATGCACTCGCGCATCTCGCTGATAGAGCGCAATGCCTTCGACGACCTGAAGAACCTGGAGGAGCTGAATCTGTCCCACAATTCCTTGCACTCCCTTCCTCATGACCTGTTCACACCTCTGCAGCAGCTGGAACGGGTCCATCTGAACCACAACCCGTGGGTTTGTAACTGCGACGTTCTCTGGCTCAGCTGGTGGCTGAAGGAGACGGTTCCAGACAACTCGACGTGCTGTGCCCGGTGCCACGCTCCGCCCGGAACCAAGGGGCGATACATCGGAGACCTCGATCAGAGGGACTTCACCTGCTATGCACCCGTGATCGTGGAGCCTCCGACCGACCTGAACGTGACCGAGGGCATGGCGGCAGAGCTGAAGTGTAGAACTGGCACCTCCATGACCTCCGTCAACTGGCTGACCCCTAACGGAACCCTGATGACCCACGGTGCCTACAAAGTGCGCATCTCAGTGTTGCACGATGGCACGCTGAACTTCACCAACGTCACCATGCAGGACACGGGTCCTTACACCTGCATGGTGACCAACTCGGCCGGGAACACCACAGCGACCGCCGTTCTTAACGTCTCCGCTTCTGACCCCGGCAACGGGTACAGCTACTTCACAACCGTCACTGTGGAGACCATGGAGACGGGGCAGGAGGTTCGTGACTCTGCGAGGCAGTTCGTCAACGAGACCTTCATACGTTTCCCTGGACCTACAGCGTCATCAGGAGCGTCGGGTCCTTCAGGATCGATGGCGTCATCTCTGTCACCTCACGCTACCCGAGCTCCAGAGCGCCCGTTTACCGTCTCCATCACGGATGTCGCCAATCTGTCAGGCCTGGAGGACGTCATGAAGACCACGAAGATCATCATCGGCTGCTTCGTGGCCATCACCTTCATGGCTGCCGTGATGCTCGTGGTTTTCTACAAACTGAGGAAGCAGCACCAGCTGCACAAGCATCACGGTCCGGCCCGCGCCATCGAAATCATCAACGTGGAGGACGAGATGGGGCCAACCGGAGGTGCGAGCGGGATCGCCGGCGGTTCCACACTCCACTCGGGCGCCGGACCCGGATCTGGAGCCGGACCCAATCTGAGGATGCACGACCCCGAAATCGTCACGCTACCCAACATCGGGCGCTCGGACCACGTCAACCAGTACTACAAACCACACCACTTCAACAACAACGTCCTGGGGCTGAGCATGGGCATGGGCATGGGCATGGGGCCGGGCGGCACCAAGACCAGCCCCTCGTCCAAGAAACAGCCCCAGCTTACCAATCAGATGGTCGGCCCCGGCGATCCCACCAATCCCGGATCCGTATCTCCACCGCTGCCCATTCCGATCCCCATGGCCATGACGTTCCACGGAACACTGAAAGGTCTGAGCCACGCCCCGAGCTCTCAAAACGAGCCTCTGCTGCTCTCCAACGGGTCGAAGGAGAGCGTCCAGGAGACACAGAtctaa